Below is a window of Limibacillus halophilus DNA.
GTCAATTGCGGTACGCCGACACCAGCAACGATCCGGGTCGTGCAGATGGAGCCGGGGCCGATACCGACCTTCACCGCATCCGCGCCCGCGCCGATCAATGCCTTGGCGCCTTCGACCGTTGCAATGTTTCCGGCGATGACTTGCGCCGAATTCGACAAGCGTTTTACTTGTGAAACCGTGTCGATCACGCCTTGCGAGTGTCCGTGGGCTGTATCAACGACCACAAGATCGACTTCAGCGTCCAACAGCGCTTCGGCGCGGGCGACGCCCTGTGCGCCGACACCGGTGGCGGCGGCGACTCTCAGCCGCCCCTTCTCATCCTTGCAGGCGTGGGGAAAGGCTTGCGCTTTCTCGATGTCTTTGACTGTGATGAGCCCAACGCAGCTATATACTTCATCCACCACCAGCAGTTTTTCGATGCGGTGCTGGTGCAGCAACTTGCGGGCGTCGTTTCTGCCAACGCCTTCGCGAACCGTAATCAGATTCTCCCAGGTCATAAGCTCGGCAATAGGCTGTTTTGGGTTCTCTGCAAAACGCACGTCACGGTTTGTCAGAATGCCGACCAGCTTCTTCGAGCCGCGCTCGACCACCGGAATGCCGGAAATTGAGTGCAGTTCCATCAGCGCCAGCGCATTGGCCAGCGGCTCATCCGGATGGATGGTAACCGGATTGACCACCATACCGCTTTCGAACTTCTTGACCTTGCGGACTTCGTCGGCCTGTTCGTTGGGCTGCATGTTTTTGTGGATGACACCCAAACCACCGGCCTGCGCCATGGCTATGGCCAACTGATATTCCGTCACGGTGTCCATTGCCGCGGAAATCAGCGGGATACCGAGCGTTATGCTGCGCGTCAGGCGCGTGGAGGTATCGACGTCTGCAGGCAGCACCGCAGAGGCGGCCGGCTGCAGCAAGACGTCATCGAAAGTAAGAGCTTCTCGGATTTCCATGAGGGCCAACTTCTCCAATCTCTGGACGGACGCGGCGGAGACGACTCCGACGCTTCGAACTCCGGCGTCTCGACACCATGTGAGTTGGCGCGTTCTTTTGATCCGAATCCGCACCAAACGCAAGCCCAAAGGGCGCAGTGCAGCCACAAGCGCACTGCATAGGCGGAAAAAATACCGCTTTTGGCCGCGGTAGAACTAACCTTCCGACCCAGATGTCGTCGGCTTTCCGCGAAACCCCGTCGCCAGGACGTAAAGCTCCGCCGAATCCGATCGGCTTGCCGGCGGCTTCACGTGCCGCACCTTGGCAAAAGACTTGCGAAGACGGTCCAGCAACTCTTTCTCGCTTCCTCCCTGCAATACCTTGCAAAGGAAAAAGCCGTCGGGTGCCAGCACATCCTCCGCAAAATCCAAAGCCACTTCGGCTAAGGTCATGATGCGGAGGTGATCCGTATTGGCATGGCCAGTCGAGGACGCCGCCATATCCGAAAGTACCGCGTTGGCTGGGCCGCCTAGGAGATCGACCAAACGTTGCGGAGCATCGGCGTCCAGGAAATCACCGACGATGATCTGTGAACCCGGCACCGGGTCGACAGGCAGAAGGTCGATCCCAACAACCCGCCCCTCCTTGCCGATTCGCTCCAACGCCACTTGGATCCACCCGCCGGGTGCCGCGCCAAGATCTACGACGCGCATGCCTTTCTTGAAGAAATGAAACTTCTCATCCAACTGCAAAAGCTTGAACGCCGCGCGCGAGCGATAACCACGCTTTTGCGCCTCGGCCACATAGGGATCGTTCAACTGACGCTGCAGCCAGCGGGCCGAAGAATTGGATCGACTTTTTGCCGTGCGCACGCGCACCGTCGTCTGGCGGCCCGTCGTGCGGCCACTGGATTTTCCGCCACCTGAACGTCCCCGACTGCTCATGACGGCACCTTGCTTTGAGCGGAAGCCCGCTCACCATCGCCGGACCGGCGGCGGGGTTTTCTGGATCCCCTTCGCGTCCGCGCCTCATCCATCAAGCCGAGAAGAATTCCTTCGCGCAGACCACGATCGGCCACCCGCAGCCGGCCAACCGGCCAGGTACGACAGATACCTTGCAGGATTGCGCAACCGGCCAGCATGAGGTCCGCACGTTCCGGTCCGATGCACGGATGGGCGGCCCGTTCACTGACGTTCATCTCCGCTATTCGATCAATCGCACTTTCCAGGCAATTGAAATCCATGTACGCGCCGTCAATCAGCGCCCGCTGATATCGCGGCAGTTCTTTATGAACCCCGGCCAGCGTCGTTACGGTTCCCGAAGTGCCGACCATTTGAACTTCGCCCTCGCGGACACGGTGCGCAATCTCATCTCGCGCCTCAAATGCAACCAATGCCTCCGCGACCTCTGCGGCCATTGCGTTGTGGTCGCTGCGGTTTACCGCACCATCACAATAACGCTCGGCAAGATTGACCACACCGAATGGGAGTGAATGCCAGGTTAGGATCTTCGGGGCATGTCGGCCCGCGCCGTCACCGCCACCCGTTACATCGACCCAGCTGATTTCAGTGCTCCCGCCGCCGATATCGAACAGCAGGGCATAGCGACGGTTGCGATCAAAAAGCGGCTTGCAGCCTTGTACCGCCAAGCGCGCTTCCTCATCACAGGAAATAATCTCCAGGCGGATGCCTGTTTCCACCCTCACCTTGTCTATGAAAGCTTCGTGGTTACCAGCCCTGCGGCACGCCTCCGTCGCCACGCAGCGGCTGAAAGATACGTCGCGGCGGGCGATCTTCTCAGCACAGATTTTAAGCGCATCAAGCGTGCGGTCCATCGCGGCTTCCGATAGCGTTCCGCTCCGCGAAAGCCCCTCCCCCAATCGCACGATCCGCGAAAAGGCATCGACCACGCGAAAACCATCACGAGTCGGGCGTGCGACCAGCAATCTACAGTTGTTTGTGCCGAGGTCGATGGCGGCAAAAGTATCCGCCAAGGCACCCGGCGCCCGCTGACGACACGGCTTGCCGCGGTCGTCCCAGGCATTCTGGCCTTTCACTCGTTCCTCCTGGCGCGCCCAGTGGGACCTTGATCGGAAGCGCCGCAAGGTAAGACCTTGCTCGCCGACTTCTCGATGATCCGAACCAGGGCGCTGTGTTCCTACATAATGCGCCTATCATAGACAAAGCAGCGCCCAGTCCAAGGGTCGACACGCGACTTACTTTCCCCCGGCGGCGTCCTTTTTGATTGCCGCCAGGCAACGAAGAGCACACGAAGGGGGTTGAAATGCTATCATCTACCGGACTATATGATGCGCCCAACGCGGAATACCTGCGCGTTGACTAACCAGCAAACCCTGCTGGGGGATAGTTTAGCGGTAGAACTTCCGGCTCTGACCCGGACAGCCCTGGTTCGAATCCAGGTCCCCCAGCCAATCTCTCCAGTAATTCCTTGTATTCTCAGCCAGTCCGTCCGGCCGTGATCCCGGTTTGTGGCCTTGAGTCCACAACAGCGGTCCACAGAGAAATTTTTGAACCTCTGCGGAGCGCCTCTTGGAGCCGGCCAGAGATTTGGTGGGAAACTAAGCAAAGACTTCCCGCTGCCGTTTCGCGACCTCGACCTCAACCTGGATTTTCATATGGGTTACGCCACACACGAACACGGCACTCAAGCGCAATCTTCGCGTCGGCACAAACTTAACATTGGTATTCCTGCGGGAGTCTGAACAATCAGAATTTTCATCCCCCACGCAGAATCTTTCGGCTGAGCAATAGCTGAAAATCGCTGAACTTGGGCCCGGAGGATTGAATCATTTCACAGCGCACAACCCGTCAACGGCACCAAGAATCTATAATTTTTTCGTAGAGCATGACGGCTTCGGGAATCTTGTCGACAAAGCAGTATTCGTCCGTTTGATGCGCAAGCGCGGTCTCGCCCGGTCCCAAAATTACTGTAGGTGCGCATAGCGCAGCGGCTAGAATCGAAGCATCGGTGAAAAACGGTAAGGTCATGGGACGCGGAACAATCTGAATTTCCTGCGCGACGACTGCGTTTACACATTGAACGAAGGGGTGATTGAAATCCGTTTTGACAGGATCAAGGTCCACCTCCGCGTTCAGCCCTACTCCTTCGTCATTGAGGTAAGATTTAAGCTGGCACAAAATCTTTTCGTGAGACTTACGCTCGATCGAGCGAATGTCGATTGTGAACTCCGTATAATCTGGCACCGAATTGATATTGAGGCCGCCCCGAACCGTTCCAACATTAAGGCTTGGCGACCCCAAAAGCTCATCGCGCTTCTCGTTGAATCCGAATTGCTCGAGTTTTGCAATCGCGCGTGACGCCTTATAGACGGCGTTGACACCCTTTTCAGGCATGGACCCATGGGCAGTAACGCCAGCAGTCTCACCACGCAACCATAGGGCCCCGCGGTGACCGATGGCAGGCAAATTCGAAGTGGGCTCTGCAACCAGAAGCGCGCTTGCCTTGCCGAGAGCGCCCTCGATTTCGGCTACATACCGCGATCCATCGCACCCGGTTTCCTCGCCAGCAGTCAGAATCAGCATGAGACCACGGCGCAAACTCTCCGGTTGCTGGGCGGCTGCCACTGCGCTGGCAACAGCGACCGCAACGCCGCTTTTCATGTCACTGGCGCCCCGTCCATACAGCTTTCCGTCAGCAATCTCCCCGGCTAGCGGCGCCCTTGTCCAGGGCTGATGCCCAAAGGGCACGGTATCCAGATGCCCAGTCATCGCCAATGGCAACAGACTTTCATCACGGCCGGGCAGACATGACACCAGGGTCGTGCGGCCGTCCGCAAACTCGTAGTAGCTGTTCGCAAAACCCGCTTCTTCAAGCATTGCGCCAAGATGGTGGGCGCAGTCCCTCTCGAACCCCGGTGGATTGACAGTGTCAAAGCGAATTAGAGCCTGAGTCAGGCTGACGGCATCGGGTATGGTCATAGGCAGGTTCCTCCCTGATAGCCGACCCGGCATCAGATTGCGAGATACTGCTGAACGACGTCGGATTGGGAGACCTCCTGAGTGGTTCCCTTCGCAACCAGAGCGCCTTTTTCGAGAATGATGCAGTGATCGGCCATGTTGAAGATCATCGGCACGTTCTGTTCAACAATGACGATGGTCATTCCTTCGTTCTTGTTAATTTCCTTCAGGGTCACGCCAATCTGGTGAACGAGTGTCGGCATGATGCCGTCCGAAGGCTCGTCCAGTAGCATCACCTTCGGGTCGGTCATGAGCCCGCGGCCGATGGCTAACATTTGCTGCTCGCCGCCGCTCATGGTGCCGGCCTGCTGGGACATGCGTTCGCCAAGCCTGGGAAAATAGCTAAGGACTTCCTCACTACGATCACGTGGCCGCTTGCCGGCGGCGATCCGCCCCATCTCCAAATTCTCGCGTACCGTCAGTTGAGGGAAAATTCCTCGCCCCTGGACAACAGTTGTTATGCCACGGCGCGCGCGCTCGTAGGCTTGCAGCCCACTGATGTCCTCTCCGTCGAGCCTGATCGCGCCACTGGTCGCTTTAATGAGGCCGGAGAGCGCCCGTATCAAAGTCGTCTTGCCCATGCCATTGCGGCCGAGCACACCAAGGACCTCGCCCTCCGCGATGGAAAAGGACACCCCCCGGAGCACTTTGATCGCGCCGTATCCAGAATCGAGCGCTTCAACTTCCAAAGACATCATCAAGCTCCCAAGTAGACTTCGCGCACCTGCGGATCGTTGGACAACTCCTCGAATGAACCTTCCTTGAGGACCTGCCCAAGATGCAGCACCGTGATCGGTGCCTGGAGGTCGCGAATAAAGTTGATGTCGTGCTCGATAATGACAATCGACAGATTACGGTCCCGCGCCAAGCTCTTGACCAAGTCCCCGGTGGCCGCAGTTTCCGCAGCCGTCATTCCAGCAGTTGGCTCATCCAAGAGCAGCAATTCCGCTTCGATGCCCAAAAGCATGCCGATCTCAAGCCACTGACGCTGGCCGTGAGAGAGAAACTGTACCGGAGTGTCCCGCTGTTCCCGCAACCGAACGATATCCAGGACCTCGAGCACGCGGTTTTCACGGCGCTCGCGCGGGGTTGAAGTTCCCAGCACAGCGAGTTCTATGTTTTCGTAAGCGGTAAGATTGTCGAAGACCGAAGGCGTTTGGAACTTGCGCGCTATGCCGACCCTGGCGCGCTTTCGCACCGGTAAGCCAGTGATGTCTTGTTCTTTGTAGTAGATTTTTCCAGAGGACGGAGCCAGATGCCCGGAGATCATGCTGATGAAGGTTGTTTTTCCTGCACCATTCGGCCCAATGACACTACGGACCTGCCCAGCCTCCAACTGAAAATCAATATCCTTGTTGGCGATCAGGCCGCGAAAGTTCTTCGACAGTCCAGTGGTTCTCAAAAGTACTGCCATGTTAGCCACGCCTCCTTTGCAGAAACTGAAAAAGCTGCACGACGGCACCGGAAAGTCCGGATTTGAAGAAGGCGATTACCAGGATGAAAATGATCCCCAACAAAAGCTGCCAGTACTCAGGCGTGATTGCGCTCAGATAGTTCGAGAGCGATGAAACCAGAATACCGCCAAGCAGAGCACCAAGAAGCGATGCCCGCCCGCCGATGGCTACCCAGACAACAACCTCGGTCGAAAAGAGAACGCCCGCCAATGACGGCGAGACGAAGTTTGCCTGACTCGCATAGAGGGCACCCGCAAAGCCGGCAAGGCCTCCGGACAAAGCGAAAACCAGTGTTTTGTATGCGGAAACATTAAAACCAAGGGCGATCACCCGGTCCTCGTTCTCGCGTATCCCTACCAGCACCTTGCCGACTTTCGAGAGGGTCAGCCAACGAAAGCCCAGATAGCAGAGAACGATCAGCGGTAGGACGAAATAGTAGAACGCCACGTCTCCATAGAGCGATACCTCGCCAAGCGGTCCAAAGGTCAGCGACATCCGGTCGACAAAAAGTCCATTCCACCCACCGGTGATTTGCGACTGGCTGACAGCGATCTGCTCGGCGATGATTGAGAGCGCTAAAGTGATCAGTACGAAGTATGTCGCCCGCACCCCAGCGCTAAAGAGAAAGTAGCCGGCAATCGCTGCCAGGCCACCGCCAGCCAGAACGGCGACGATTATGCCTAGATAAGCCGCATTGACCGGCAATGCCTGCTGCATCATCAGGCCCATCGCATAGCCGCCAACAGCAAAGAACGCGGCTTGGCCAAAGCTGAGAATGCCGCCAAAACCCCAAAGCAGGCCGAGTGACATGGCCAGAAGGCCGAACAGCATGTACTGCGGCAGGATGTAGATCACATAGCCGGAGAAGACGGTTGGCAACAGCGCCAGAAGCGCAAAAACCACCATAGCGACGCCGGTCTCACCGCCCCAACGGCTTCGCCGGACTGACTTTTCTTGCTTGGAAAGAGTCTCGGACATGGCTTGGATCAACGTCCTTTGATCAGACCCTGCGGACGGAAGCGCAGGATCATGATGGCGATAAAGAAGACGGCTGCCTGCGCCACCACCTGGTTGGTGAAGAGCGCAAAAAGGGTTTCAGAGCCGCCGATGAAGAAGCTACCCAGCAATGTGCC
It encodes the following:
- the guaB gene encoding IMP dehydrogenase, whose amino-acid sequence is MEIREALTFDDVLLQPAASAVLPADVDTSTRLTRSITLGIPLISAAMDTVTEYQLAIAMAQAGGLGVIHKNMQPNEQADEVRKVKKFESGMVVNPVTIHPDEPLANALALMELHSISGIPVVERGSKKLVGILTNRDVRFAENPKQPIAELMTWENLITVREGVGRNDARKLLHQHRIEKLLVVDEVYSCVGLITVKDIEKAQAFPHACKDEKGRLRVAAATGVGAQGVARAEALLDAEVDLVVVDTAHGHSQGVIDTVSQVKRLSNSAQVIAGNIATVEGAKALIGAGADAVKVGIGPGSICTTRIVAGVGVPQLTAILDVVSACKDADVPAIADGGIKFSGDLAKAIAAGASCAMIGSLLAGTEESPGEVFLYQGRSYKSYRGMGSVGAMARGSADRYFQQEVADKLKLVPEGVEGRVAYKGAVAGVIHQLVGGLRAAMGYTGNSTIEEMRNGCRFVKITGAGLRESHVHDVAITRESPNYRTEN
- a CDS encoding RlmE family RNA methyltransferase, with the translated sequence MSSRGRSGGGKSSGRTTGRQTTVRVRTAKSRSNSSARWLQRQLNDPYVAEAQKRGYRSRAAFKLLQLDEKFHFFKKGMRVVDLGAAPGGWIQVALERIGKEGRVVGIDLLPVDPVPGSQIIVGDFLDADAPQRLVDLLGGPANAVLSDMAASSTGHANTDHLRIMTLAEVALDFAEDVLAPDGFFLCKVLQGGSEKELLDRLRKSFAKVRHVKPPASRSDSAELYVLATGFRGKPTTSGSEG
- a CDS encoding Ppx/GppA phosphatase family protein; this translates as MKGQNAWDDRGKPCRQRAPGALADTFAAIDLGTNNCRLLVARPTRDGFRVVDAFSRIVRLGEGLSRSGTLSEAAMDRTLDALKICAEKIARRDVSFSRCVATEACRRAGNHEAFIDKVRVETGIRLEIISCDEEARLAVQGCKPLFDRNRRYALLFDIGGGSTEISWVDVTGGGDGAGRHAPKILTWHSLPFGVVNLAERYCDGAVNRSDHNAMAAEVAEALVAFEARDEIAHRVREGEVQMVGTSGTVTTLAGVHKELPRYQRALIDGAYMDFNCLESAIDRIAEMNVSERAAHPCIGPERADLMLAGCAILQGICRTWPVGRLRVADRGLREGILLGLMDEARTRRGSRKPRRRSGDGERASAQSKVPS
- a CDS encoding M20 family metallopeptidase, coding for MTIPDAVSLTQALIRFDTVNPPGFERDCAHHLGAMLEEAGFANSYYEFADGRTTLVSCLPGRDESLLPLAMTGHLDTVPFGHQPWTRAPLAGEIADGKLYGRGASDMKSGVAVAVASAVAAAQQPESLRRGLMLILTAGEETGCDGSRYVAEIEGALGKASALLVAEPTSNLPAIGHRGALWLRGETAGVTAHGSMPEKGVNAVYKASRAIAKLEQFGFNEKRDELLGSPSLNVGTVRGGLNINSVPDYTEFTIDIRSIERKSHEKILCQLKSYLNDEGVGLNAEVDLDPVKTDFNHPFVQCVNAVVAQEIQIVPRPMTLPFFTDASILAAALCAPTVILGPGETALAHQTDEYCFVDKIPEAVMLYEKIIDSWCR
- a CDS encoding ABC transporter ATP-binding protein — translated: MSLEVEALDSGYGAIKVLRGVSFSIAEGEVLGVLGRNGMGKTTLIRALSGLIKATSGAIRLDGEDISGLQAYERARRGITTVVQGRGIFPQLTVRENLEMGRIAAGKRPRDRSEEVLSYFPRLGERMSQQAGTMSGGEQQMLAIGRGLMTDPKVMLLDEPSDGIMPTLVHQIGVTLKEINKNEGMTIVIVEQNVPMIFNMADHCIILEKGALVAKGTTQEVSQSDVVQQYLAI
- a CDS encoding ATP-binding cassette domain-containing protein, which gives rise to MAVLLRTTGLSKNFRGLIANKDIDFQLEAGQVRSVIGPNGAGKTTFISMISGHLAPSSGKIYYKEQDITGLPVRKRARVGIARKFQTPSVFDNLTAYENIELAVLGTSTPRERRENRVLEVLDIVRLREQRDTPVQFLSHGQRQWLEIGMLLGIEAELLLLDEPTAGMTAAETAATGDLVKSLARDRNLSIVIIEHDINFIRDLQAPITVLHLGQVLKEGSFEELSNDPQVREVYLGA
- a CDS encoding branched-chain amino acid ABC transporter permease; this translates as MSETLSKQEKSVRRSRWGGETGVAMVVFALLALLPTVFSGYVIYILPQYMLFGLLAMSLGLLWGFGGILSFGQAAFFAVGGYAMGLMMQQALPVNAAYLGIIVAVLAGGGLAAIAGYFLFSAGVRATYFVLITLALSIIAEQIAVSQSQITGGWNGLFVDRMSLTFGPLGEVSLYGDVAFYYFVLPLIVLCYLGFRWLTLSKVGKVLVGIRENEDRVIALGFNVSAYKTLVFALSGGLAGFAGALYASQANFVSPSLAGVLFSTEVVVWVAIGGRASLLGALLGGILVSSLSNYLSAITPEYWQLLLGIIFILVIAFFKSGLSGAVVQLFQFLQRRRG